The Hevea brasiliensis isolate MT/VB/25A 57/8 chromosome 1, ASM3005281v1, whole genome shotgun sequence genome has a window encoding:
- the LOC110673757 gene encoding uncharacterized protein LOC110673757: MGNKPVAVKQEREEILLKTVPPVDRAYSRWLARDLEMIHGFTLRNCCAVKPPDHYIEYMRLNGWLDVDLDDPDLAHLFQSK; encoded by the coding sequence ATGGGAAACAAGCCTGTGGCTGTAAAACAAGAAAGGGAGGAGATTCTCTTGAAAACCGTGCCTCCTGTTGATCGTGCTTACAGTCGATGGCTTGCTCGTGATCTTGAGATGATTCATGGCTTTACTTTGAGAAATTGCTGTGCAGTGAAGCCACCAGATCATTATATAGAATACATGCGCTTAAATGGATGGTTGGACGTGGACTTGGATGATCCTGATCTGGCCCATTTATTTCAAAGCAAATAA
- the LOC110673735 gene encoding probable aspartyl protease At4g16563 — protein sequence MVSVSCSLLYCLPFLYLIFPLVSSITIPLSHSYTKQNPSQDPFQKLNHLVSASLTRAHYLKNPQTAPTTTSTPVFSHHYGAYSISLCFGTPPQTLPFIMDTGSDFVWFPCTVNYHCKNCSFASSASRISPFIPKRSSSSKIIGCNNPKCSWIHQTDLQCPECENSPISRNCSQICPPYLILYGSGTTGGIALSETLHLHGLTVPNFLVGCSVFSSRQPAGIAGFGRGPSSLPSQIGLSKFSYCLLSHKFDDSAESSSLVLDSEFDSDKKTTALVYTPLLKNPKVEEKPAFSVYYYVGLRRIIVGGRRVKIPYKYLSPGNDGNGGTIIDSGTTFTFMSHEGYEALSNEFISQMKNYERAETVEDLSGLKPCFNVSGVMKVEFPELKLHFKGGTEVLLPVENYFALVGDREVACLTVVTDVVEGAEAAKGPGIILGNFLMQNFLVEYDLRNERLGFRRESCK from the coding sequence ATGGTTTCTGTGTCTTGTTCTTTGCTCTATTGTCTGCCTTTTCTCTACCTTATATTTCCCCTGGTCTCTTCCATTACCATTCCATTATCACATTCATACACAAAGCAAAACCCATCTCAAGATCCATTCCAAAAGCTGAACCACCTAGTCTCCGCCTCTCTAACCAGAGCCCACTACCTCAAAAACCCCCAAACCGCCCCTACTACAACTTCAACTCCAGTGTTTTCGCACCACTATGGAGCCTACTCCATTTCTCTTTGCTTTGGCACTCCACCTCAAACTCTCCCTTTTATCATGGACACAGGCAGCGACTTTGTCTGGTTCCCGTGCACCGTCAACTATCACTGCAAGAACTGCTCTTTCGCCTCATCCGCCTCAAGAATCTCACCTTTTATCCCCAAACGTTCCTCATCGTCCAAGATTATTGGCTGCAACAACCCCAAATGCTCTTGGATTCACCAAACGGATTTACAGTGTCCAGAATGTGAAAACAGCCCCATTTCCCGAAACTGCTCCCAGATCTGCCCCCCTTATCTTATCCTCTACGGTTCAGGCACCACTGGAGGCATTGCACTCTCAGAGACTCTCCATCTTCATGGCCTAACAGTGCCAAACTTTTTGGTTGGATGTTCCGTTTTCTCTTCCCGCCAACCAGCGGGAATAGCCGGTTTTGGCCGCGGCCCTTCATCTTTACCCAGCCAAATTGGCCTCAGTAAATTCTCGTACTGCTTACTTTCTCATAAATTCGATGATTCCGCCGAAAGCAGCTCTCTTGTTCTTGATTCCGAGTTTGATTCTGATAAGAAAACCACCGCATTAGTATACACACCGCTACTTAAAAACCCGAAAGTCGAAGAGAAGCCCGCATTTTCAGTTTACTACTACGTTGGTCTCCGTAGAATAATCGTCGGCGGCCGTCGCGTGAAGATTCCGTACAAGTACCTCTCGCCTGGAAACGATGGCAATGGTGGGACCATCATCGACTCAGGGACTACATTCACGTTCATGTCACATGAGGGCTATGAGGCGCTAAGCAATGAATTCATTTCACAGATGAAGAATTATGAGAGAGCTGAAACGGTTGAGGATTTGAGTGGGCTAAAGCCTTGTTTTAACGTTTCTGGGGTTATGAAGGTGGAGTTTCCTGAACTGAAGCTTCATTTTAAGGGTGGCACTGAGGTGTTACTACCAGTGGAGAATTACTTTGCCTTGGTTGGGGACAGGGAAGTGGCATGCTTGACGGTGGTGACCGATGTGGTGGAGGGAGCAGAGGCAGCAAAAGGGCCAGGGATAATTTTGGGGAATTTTCTGATGCAGAATTTTCTTGTAGAGTATGATTTGAGGAATGAGAGGTTGGGGTTTAGGAGAGAGTCTTGCAAGTGA